From the Streptomyces nodosus genome, the window CGCTATGTCATCTCCATGGGTGTGCGCACCCTGTCCATGATCCTCGCGGCCACGCTGTGGAACGTGTCCCGGCCGGTCGCCATCGTCGCGCTGGTGCTGGGAGCGGCCCTCCCCTATGTCGCGGTCGTCATCGCCAACGCGGGACGGGAGAACGCTCCGTCGCTTCCGTCCACCTTTGTCACCAGCCCGTCGCGGCCGATGATCGCCCCGTCGGCGGACGACACCGCCGCACGCTCGGGCGGCACCGAGGAACAGCGGGACTCCGCGGAACCCGCCGCGGAAGCGGCTCCGGAATCCGGCCGTGAGGATGCGCCCCCGTCCGCGGCGGGCACCGGGACCCGGCCGCGCCAGAGAACCTGACCACGGAGAACGGCTCGAAGGGGCCGTCGCGCCGTGTACCAAGCCCAGGAAAAGCTGGGATCCATCCTGTTGTTCCGGTGCCGGGCGGCGGGCTACCCGTGACATACTTCGTACGCGCTCCGCATCCCCCGTCGGAGCGACGGACCGACGCCGGGCAGCTCCCCCCGTGGCTGCTCGGCGTCGCCTTTGCCGGGCGCGCTAGGGTCGTCCTGTGATGGGACCTGACCCCGATTCCCCCCTGTGTTCCGCCAAGGGCTGCCGTGCGGACGCCGTATGGGTGCTCGCCTGGAACAACCCGAAGCTGCACACGCCCGAGCGCCGCAAGACATGGCTGACCTGCGAGGAGCACCGTGAGCATCTGTCGGCGTTCCTG encodes:
- a CDS encoding DUF3099 domain-containing protein, with the translated sequence MRKLSSGGHGQVFRITGARQGLAEDVRGRQRRYVISMGVRTLSMILAATLWNVSRPVAIVALVLGAALPYVAVVIANAGRENAPSLPSTFVTSPSRPMIAPSADDTAARSGGTEEQRDSAEPAAEAAPESGREDAPPSAAGTGTRPRQRT